AATTCTAATAGGGACAACTTAGTATCAGAGAATTCAAGAAAAGTCTTCACAGTGTACTTGCAACCTTTCTGCAcatctgagatttttctttttgtaaatagtTGAtacacattatattggtttcaagcatacaacacagaTGTACTATTATtaaacagttacacacattattaaatcattaccccaactagtgcagttacgaTCTGAACCTGagattgttttaaaatgaataCACTCTTCAAAAAACAGAAACGATGgatgaaacttaaaaatattatgctaagtgaaataagccaaacacaaaatgacaaatgctgtatgattccacgtATATGAAgtacccagaataggcaaattcatagacagaaagtagaatagaggttaccagaggctgggggtgggaggaatagggagttattgtttaatgcatTTGGAGTTTCTATTtgaaatgatgaaaaagttctggaaatggagatagtggtgatggttgcataacactgtgaatgtacttaatgccactgaactacaCACCTAAAACTGGTTaaagtggttaattttatgttatatatattttaccacaataaaaaaagtggggagaaaaAGTTTTTTTACAAGTGTTCAGTGTTATGTTTATAAGAGGTAACAATATTCATTTCAAAATTACTTGTAAGTGTGAACAACTAGAAACTAAATACCCTACAATAAATTGTTTAAATTATacagactttaaaaaatgtataaaatttttttatgtaacaatatagcatttaaaatagcatgaaatgtGTGATCCtcctttttgtaaataaaacttttaaaacaatttgagTTTAAACAATTAAGAATGATTATTTCTCTTAAGTGGGAATATATATGACTATTCTTGCTTTCCCTGTATTTCAaacttttatatgaaatatgatttacttttataatcaggaaTAGTTTAAAGTTATAAAACTAAGGAAACCAAAAAGTATACTGCTTGTCTGTAATCTTGTAATCATTTTTTggttgttggattttttttacttcttttttcttgtggGGAAACAAAAGCTTTAACAAGCAAACTAAATCAAAGGTCCTTAATTTATTAAGGCAGGCTATCCCTTCACATCTGAAATAAATGTGCATATATTTGAGTTGCTAAAAGATGATGGAGAATATCTGACACGGTAAAGACCATCTCATTTTCCCCAACATACTGCCTTTCAAGCTCTGCTTGCAATTAAACCACCCAAGTTCAATTTTAACTATGATACAAATTAGGTATGTGTTCTGATGTAAGTCTTCCTGCAACTATGAAGCTCCCCATCACCAGGACACAGAAACAGCAGACAGCTCACCTCAAATGGGTTCAAATTAAAGTAGGAGGAACCAGGACGGGTCAATCTTTCAATTTGATTTTTGGACGTTAGAACTGAATCTCTCTTCTCGATTTGTTTCACCTAAAATATAGGGGATAAAAACTTCATTAGTAAAGCTCAATAATAAAGTCTCCGTTGTCATCTTAAGTTATGCACTGACatgttcagcaaacatttatttgtgtGTCTACATGAGCAAAATATTTTGCTAAACACTTCAAGGAATGACTACAATAGCTACCATTTGCtgaattttaataatgtaaaaaCTTCACACATTTATTCCTCTCAATCCTATACAATAGATACTACCACTCCCATTttgaagataaggaaactgagatttaGCGAGGAGGTTAACTGACTTGTTCCAATTACCCAACCTGTGAACTAGAATTTTAACCCAAACAGTTGTTGACTCCAAAGGAGGCATcaagaggatgcaaagaaaaataagtcaCAGTCACCACCTTCACCTTCCAAGAGCTTCCACTCTAATGATGGAATATGTACCTGCATGTGTTCATACTTAGTTTGCAACTtattttcagaaaggaaaaacaaattataCTGAAATATATACCAAAAGCAACATAAAAGAAGTAAATGGGGGAGgatctaaaagagaaaaatccccGACCTGAAGACGATACTAAGGAGAACAGGCACCAGGCAGTCCCAGAATGACATCCTTGGTGCCACTGTCAGAACTGGAATGCTATTGGGAATGAATCTCTGGTATGTTACATACTATCTTTATTCTTATGGCCAAAATGAGTTTGCAAAGAATTTCAGTAATATAAAAAGCCATTCCTTCTCAATATCTTCCCTCTTCactctttttaaaagaacatgCAACTCCCAGCACCTCCCTCATACTATCTTCTCTACCAGACCTATTTTCCTCATAACTCTTACCAGTATCTGACATAATGTCATACATCTGTGTTTATTGTTTATCCTTCTCTACAGAATGCAAGCTCTATGAAGACaggatttttctctctgttgttcactACCACATCTCCATATACACTAGTACATGTCAGGGGTTCCATAAACATTGGTTGAATGATAGTAGGGTCTGTTCTGGGTACTTTCTCTCATTCAATTCAAACCAACCAGGACtgcttcttttttcccctttttttttaacctaagagATGGTTAAGTGAAATGAGTTTCACTAAAATTATTTAGTAGTCACTAGAGATCAACAAATTTTAACACCAGCACATCAACACCTTCAAGTGAATTAGGCATTTAAAAAGGACAGACTATAAAGGATGTGCGAATTTACGTGTTTACACTTAATACTTTGGAGAAACTACTAAGTAACAAGCACTGATACAAATAACAGCTATAAAAGATGAATGTGACTTGGTGCTTAATTTGGGGTAGCTCACAGTCTGATAAAGAGCAATGGCATTCCTCAAATCCATACCAAATTAAAGAGGTCCACCTTCAGCTTTGTTTTAACTCTTAAAAAGatgcttttactttattttttttaatgcttatacTCTTAACTCCTTCAACTCTCATAAAAACTCATTTTAATATTAACTCTCATCTTACAGACACGGAAACTTAGAATCTACAAAATCAATGACTTGAAAGAATTCAGTCACAGTCAACTGCCTTGCAGAAATCCAATCCGAAGTCCTTTGCCTCCAAATAGcttgcttttctttcattctttcattcattcactcaacaaccTTTACTGAGTAACCACTACCCACCAGGTGCTGGATACGCAGCAAGTCAAACGAGGCTCAGACCAAACTTATTCCCATCTTAACAAGATATCAAGCTGTTATTGTTGTAAGACCCAGAACAAATTATTTCACCTACCTAAACCTCAggcttttcatctgtaaaacgtAATGCCTACGTGGCATGATGCATAATGCCTGGCGTTCACGAATGGCAGAAATAACCACTAATACAACTTATTACAGAGGACTACGAGTAAAGAGCTCTTCCGTTTAGAATAAAAATGGGGCCAAGACAGCTAAGTAGCCCCCAGGAAGGCTAGCCTCTGCGAGCCTCTGCCAACCCCTGACTAGGTGGACTTGGGGAACTATAACTATACACGCGACCAGGCACTTCGTTGGCCGCACTCGCCGTCTACTCGTAAACACCGGACCCCGACCCCTTTTCATCGCTCTACAGATCCCACACCAGCTATGCTGGAGAGGCGCACACACACCCCACCAGGCCCCCGCTGCCCCTCAGGCCAGACAGGAGTCGTCTCCCAGTGGTACAGGCCAGGAGGACCGCTGCCCTCGTCCGCTGGGGAAGTGGGCCCGGCAGAGGTCTCCCCGGTGCCGCTATTCCTCACTCGATGTTCACCTCACTGTAGAAGGTCATAAATGCTTCCTCTGTGCTGCCTCCGCCGCCCGAAGCCCCGCTCTCTCCTGGAGCCGCCATTTCCCCGGCCCAGCCACCACGTGACCCTTCTGCGCACGAGCCGCCTCACGTGATTCCTAATGGCCCGCCCCACTAGCACCACCCTCTTCTTTGAGACGCCCTCCCTTCTTAAAGAGTTCGCAGCCCAGCCAGACAACTGCAAACCTAAATAGATTTTTTATTAATTGAGCTAAGATGCATTTAACATACAATTAGCTATTTTCAAGTGAACAATTCAGGAGCTTTCAGTACGTTCACACGTTGTTCAACGGCCTGCTTTATCTAGTCCCAAAAAAGATACCTGACACATTACCCCATCTTTCCAACCCCTGGCAACAACTCATCTGTTCTATGGATTTGTCTGTTCTGgaatttcacataaatagaaCCATACACTATATGATcttttgtgtctgccttctttcacttgcataatgtttttaaggttcatccaagGTAGAGCATGTatcattatttcattaatttttatggcagaataatactccactgtgtgttCATACCACTGTGTTTATTCGTTCATCAGtcgatggacatttgagttgtttccatcttttggctattatgaaataTTGCTGAgaacatgtacatacatatatttttttcagtaccAGGTTATACTTTGGGGGCAGaagggtatatacctagaagtgaaattgctgagtcatatggtaattctataatTAACTTTCTGGGCAACTGCCAAGCTGTTTCCACTGTGGCTGCACagtgtattcccaccagcaatatattaAGTGTTACAGTTTCTCTGTATCtttaccaacacttattattttccttttttttttaagttacagcCATCCTAGCACCTACATGTATATTTTGCACAAACTCAGTAATACGTTCTACTGAATGCCCAGGCTAGGCTATGGCATAATCAAGATACTAAAGAACAGTAACTGAGAACCAGAATGAGAATCTGAAACTGAAATGGTACTTAGATATCATCTAGAAACACATCAAATTATCACTACATAGTGGGTTTATAAGTGATTGTTATTTTAAccttttacttttgtgtttttacAAGTTTTCCCCAACAAACATGAAAATGTGCCCCACAGGCATTCCTTCCTATTTAAGTTATACAAACCAGAGCTGGTATTTTTCCAACCAAAGGGTGATCAATAAAAAGCTCTACAACTTCACTGAAAACAAAGAAGGTATTTGTATAGTCATAAATAAGATAATCTGGCCCAACCATCTCACCTAAATAAAAAACTGggtccagagagagaaaatgtagtaGACAAGGCTATTAACTACTATTGTCTTGGTTACATTTGTTAGATGGCTGAAGGAAGGTCCAAGCAAAGCCTTTCCTAGACTCCCACTTATGCTCTATTCACTTCCTTGCATTACATTGCCAAAGTCCAGTTATCAAGGACATTCAATAACACGTTAATGCAATTTATAAATGTTACTCCAGTGCCTACTTGATCAAGGCCCTGATAACTTCAGAAGGTGGAACgtgcaaagagagaaagaaagagcacAAAACAGGGAGCTATAACAGAATGACTATGGAGGTCAGGGAAGATTTGAGGTGACATTTAACCTGAGGCTTGAGAGTGAAATATCAATGCAACAAAAGGACACTGACATCTCTCAAGAGACAGAGACATATACATAGACATAAAATGTCCCACAACCCTAAATCGGGGCATCTTGGATatagccctcccccacccccacccccacccccaccccttataTTACCCATCTTATTGGTGTTTAGTAGTCCAggaaagggaaggcttcctgtGTTTAATAATAACAACTTTAGGATTGGAATCGTGGGGTCAAAGTAGACGCCACACCTCATCCCGAGTGGGTCCGAGAGCCGAAATTTTGGCTGAAAATCCCCTCTTTCCTCCGCCATTATTATTCCCCAGTCCTTTGACCCCTGAGCCCTTGCTCGGGGTTGGCCAAAACTAGGCCCGCCTGTCGCTCAGGATTTGCTGTGAACTACAAGAACCCCGCCTCTCCTATCTTATGATTCGCTATTTCCAGGTTCATCCCGCCTCTCCATCGAAAAGATTGGCTGCCTGGCCGTCAGCGCCGTTAGCGCCCACGGAGAGGCTGCCCTGCAGGGGATTGAGAGGTGCTGCGCTGACAACAATGGCAGCCTTGGCGTTGGCGGCGCGGATGCGGCTCGGCGTGGGGGCCGTTAAGGCCCTGGAAGCCCGAGGCTACGGCTCCGACCGGGTACGCCGGCGGCAGTGTCCGCTGCCCCATCCGTCAGCGCGGACCTCACAGTCCGCTGGGCAGCGTTAACCGATGTTCCGATCTCTCCACAGTCAGACCGCTCCGACGCGGGGTCGATCCGGGAGGCTGGCGGGGCCTTCGGAAAGAGAGAGCAGGCTGAAGAGGAGCGATTCTTCCGGTGAGGCCCATGCGGTCCCAAGCCCAGCCCTAGAGCTCTCAGGGCCTTCCAATCCTTCTTAAACTTCCAGTCGTCCCATCCCTCCCTGCGGCGCTCCGTTCCCTAACAGAATTCCCATGCCTCCGAACGCAGGACGCCCAACATTCGAGGCCCCTGTTGTTACCGCCGCTAGGGCGCTCCCAGTGCCTTGCCTAATCGTCCCAGGGCCCCCAAACCAAACCATTTCAACCTGCAGGTGTCCAGGATTCTCCAACCACGGTTCAGCTCTTACTGAATCATTTACCATCCCCACCTGTGGAATTCTCTCCGGGTCGTGCGAAACACCCCCAAATGCTTCACGGAGTGTCTAGATCTGACCGTCCAATACTTGCAGACCGCCAGAGCCTGACTCTCGGCCGTCACTCACCCATCACCCCTCTACGCTCTTTTTTCCCCAACACGCCTTAGCTTTGAGTGGATTCCCTGACTCTAAAAGCCCTCAGCCATTTGTAGACCCGCACGCGTGTCCCACTTGGGCCAGAGTGAGTGGGCCTTAGAACTGGGGGATGCTGCTCCCTGTTGGAAACACAGCCTAGCGCTTCCTAGACTTTCCCCTGCtccgcccagcccagcccaggccagGCCAGCCACTGGGCTGGGCCTATCCCACTCTCTTGCCCAACCTTGAGTTATCTTTTACTGACTTCTGTCCACGGTGGGGATAAGTGTGAAACTAATCTCGTTTCTGCTACTTCTTTATCTTCTCATTTCTGTCCACTCTTGCTCACTCTTAAGAATTATCACCATGGCACCTGCCTTACCAGAAAGCCAAGGCACAGCCCTTAGAGAGCATCTAACTGGGCCCCTACATTTTACAGttaaggaaaactgaggcccaagtgTGGCCCAGCCAACATTTGAATGGTCCCCTCTTGAAATCGACATTAGACGACCCATACAAGAAAccatccccctttttttttctccttcattttggCTTTCACAGTGGACCGTGAATTTTTCTAGGTAAAGAAAGCTCTAGATAAATTGGGATAGGATATGGATGATTGTCCTTTAGCTGTATCCCTTTGTGTAGCCCCCTCcgcttgttctttttttccccaaaaaggtACTCTGTTCTCTAGGTTGTTCCTCTGTTAAGGCACTGGGGGCTCTGTCACACCTCTCTGGAGTTTTCTACTTAAAGAGGGATCTGAAAGGAATACTTCATTAATGATGGAATTCCAGGCACTAGCACCAGGAATCATTTTGGTTGTCTCCTAAAGATGGATACATCTTAAGATGGGGCATTCTTTCTCTagtggggcaggaggaggtaGAAGAGGATAACCAGCCAGATTCCTTTGGAATTGGGACTCCATTCTTCACCTTAGTATTGCGGGTATGCTTAGAGTCTCTTCAGGGTGAAAGATCGGGATTAAACCCAGCACCACTGTGTCCTTGTAGAGCACGGACTAGAGAACAGCTAGCATCCTTGAAGAAACATCATGAAGATGAGATCACTCATCATACAAAGGAGATGGAGCGTCTGCAAAAAGAAATTGAGCGGCATAAGCAGAAGATCAAGAAGCTAAAACAGCATGATGATGACGATTAAGTGCACATGGTTCCGCAAAGATAGGCTACATGTGTAGACATAGTTCTGGCTTGATATCTATCTGTGTGCTTCCAACAGATAATAATAAATTGTTATCAGTGAACTGTGTCTAATGCCTTCTTCAACTATCTGGAGAAGGGCAAGGGGGTACCCTACTGGACTGCTAAAATGAATCAAATGGTACCTGCAATAGGGAGCTCAAAGGCAAAGCATGGTGTGATTAGTGACAGCTTATGGGCACTGGGAGGGGTATGACTGGGAAAGATCACTAGTCGGAGGTGGTCAGAGAAAGCTTGAAAGATAAACTCCAAAGGCATTAGGTCAAGAGCAGCTTAGAAACCaggaattttgcattttttaaatggattagaGAACACTTCAGAGAAACTAGTTAATCTTCATTCTAATTATCCTTGTGCAGAGAGAGAATTAGAAATCATGTATTTGTGGtcggtgtcttgccaatgggtttcagcccctggcaaggttgctatggattcaatatgaccaaagaaaatgacagcagaacgttctcggggtgaaagggttatacccaactttatttccaggtggcaggtcagtcactaaaatcccattcactcagagcaagtctgcatgcagcaagcctgtctctgcctctgggcccctctgtccacacagctgtcctctgggcctgtctgcacagctgtcctgtaggcctctgcacagttgtcccacacagccgtcctctggacctctgcacagtcatcccacacagccgttctctgggcctctgtccttggtgctgccaccactccagcctctgctctgctctcctgcagccttgcatccctgccaccgtgtcgcgctcagagcactgggcagagctctttatatagagtcaacagccatgtattgcccacaggtgtgcagtgagctagtcaaccagggccaggtgagaatcctggccacaggaactctcattttattcagaGCGGTCAGTACATTGGAGTTCAGACTTACATCCAGATTTGTTACTCCTAATCCAATTCTGTTCATTGCAGAGAATCAGAATTGTTTCTGAGATTATATTTTGCTTCAGTGAGTATGCTCTTGATTCAAATGAGATTTTAAGGCTTTGTCTACCTAAATTATTATACAAATTAGTTGTGTAGCTCCTCTAGGCAAAAAAAATTGAGGTGACGTTTTGAGCCATTAGGAAATTTTCAGTTCACGGGTCATATGCCCCAGATTTGTGTTGAGTCATTTGTTGCAAGACCCTGTGACACCAAGGCCCTTAGGGCCATTGAATGATAAAGGCTTAGAGGAGTCTTTGACCCTGCCCTCCAACACTAGGTAACTGTTTCCGAAATACTGTCCATGGTGCTCCTGAGGTAGGAGTGCTGAGATTGAAGTAACCAGCAACAAAATGACCTCAGAGATGAAGTGCGAGAAATGGTCACACTAAGtcacatgtcttttttttttttttaactttacagcagtacaaaatttgaaaagtttaaaaatcagttaAGGAATAAGTAACATGTTCCATTTTGCATTTTTGTGACCCCCCTAAAAAGAGCATACAAAACCACCTAAGTTTCTAGATGATAGTGTTTTGTGACACAGTTGCCTTATTAGGGGTTAATGTTCCTGAGTTAATTCCTTAATAGGAATGTACCATCTGCTCTTGACATATTTTAAATCAGTCTAATGattgaagaaagcaaaaagttaaAACCTTAAAGCAAAGACGAAGAATCATAcggttgaatttttaaaaataaaatgattaactTTTGGAGCAGCCTAATTTAAGACTACCTAAACTATGAAAGTGGTAACTCAGTCTTTTTATGGTTAATTTTTCTGACATACCGTAATGAAAGCAAGATACaaataatgttaaaaaatgtgctttaaaaatgtttatatatatttgttcttAAACTAAGAACATGTTAAAATCCTAAGATAATTTATTGATGTGAACCAGTAACCACACACAGAGCACAGGTCATAAGATTCACCTGGGATACATAAGCATCCTTGGTGGTTTTTAGAATTTTGAAAAGAACTACAGCAGGGGTTCTTTTAAGTGTCTGCAAGCCAGCTGTGTCGGCATCACTTGGGAACTTAACTAGAGTTGCAGATTCTCATGCCCCATCACAGACTTACTGAAACCACCCAACAATCTACCACAAGCATATCtacaaattaaaattcaaaaacagaTTCCCCCAGGTGATTTCAATGTGCACTGAAGTTTGAGGACCCATATACTACAAGTAGTTTCCATTAAATTCGCTGGCATTTGGGGACATAGAACACTTTACATAAAAACATTAAGTATAATaactatacatatttatgtatagtTCTTAATATGAGTACTATTTTAGGATTTAGAAATAAGAGTTACGTTAAGAATTATTCTTgtacaaaacaataaaatgttaGAATAAGGCATTCCACAGTACAATTTGGAAAATGCTACACTGGTTTATGGCATTAGTTAAAATCCTTTTTGTTCACAAGTAATATAATTCAGTAGTGGCTGGCTtaaggaggagaaaaagtaaTTTATTAGAAGAACAAGGGCTATTGTCTCAAATCTCAAGAATATTTAACAAACAAAACTGGAAAGGCAGGGACCAGAGAAGCTCTGAGAACTGCAGGCATAGATTTGTTGAAGCAGCTTCCTAACCATCTGTGTCAGAATcgagtgcttttttaaaaaaaaataatttctatgaaACTTCACACAACAAAGTTATTTGACTATTGCACAACCATTTATATTTATGCAGCACTTCGCAATTATTTGCTCACTAAACCTCATATTTCTGGCAAATAGGTCCCTACCATTCATTACAACCAAAGTAACTGAAGCAgggaattttaatttttcaaggtcCCACAACCAGGTTTGTGCTGAGCAAGATTTTCCTTCAGAGCTCCTGCTCCCATAGTCAAGTGTAGTCCAGTGTAGTGGTTCAGCCGCCTATGAGCTCCCTCAGTGTGGGACAGGTTTGGAGAAAGATGTGCCTGGACCTCTGTGAAGGGGTGGTAAAGGTAAAAGCTCCCAGAGGTACACATAGAAGTGCCTGCAGTTGGCACTGGCATTGGTATTTGAGCTGCAACATGAACCCCATGGATTTCAATGCTTGCCTATATAATGCAAGCACACATTTGCAAAAGAGCCTACTTTGAGAATTTCACATCAGTAAGTCTAGAGTTAGAGCCCTCAACCCAGGCTGCACATGGAAATACCCAGGGAGCTTTAAAATTAAGCCAGTGCCTCAGGATCAATTAAATCAAAATTTCTGGGATTGGGTCTGGGCAGGGGTATTTTCAAAAAGCTCCCCAGGTTTTTCCAATATGTGGTCAGAGCTGAGAATCACTGGTGTAAAGGGTGGTTCCAGATCTGCATATGGTTGGACAGGTTGTTTAATGCACAAGGACAGCTACTGAAGGGGCCAAGGAGAACTGAAATTCAGCCCACCCTCTGCTCACCAAGCAGTGTACTCTAGGGCAGGGGTGGCATCTGTTGAAAAAGAGTCACCTTTTTTCTACTTCCCACAGACAACTCTGGCTCATTCCACTACTCTTGAATATTCATCACTATGTATTCTATGTATtctgttttcagatttttttaatgtattcattaaaatttacatttaacaTCTACTACATGGTGGGCACGTGGTATACAATGGGAATACATCTGCAAAATAATCACAGCTACTGTCCTTATGTAACCTACAGCCTAATGGAAAAAAGTGGTTAAACAACAGTATGGGAAGTGTTCTAACGGGGGTGATTGCAGAATGCCGGAGGTCTGGGGGAAGACACTGGACAGGCACTCCACCCAGACCTGGAGCTCGAAGGGACCTCATGATGGAAGAGATATGACAGCAGCCTGGTAAAAGGGAGTGGGTGGAATTCAAGGCTGGGTGACAGCATTTCAAGAAGCCTAACATTGAAAGAGACCATGGGTTATTTGGGAATTGAAAATAGATCAGCCTGTGTATCTGAAGCAGGGAGGGAATGATGGAAGAGGAGGTAGTGTGGTAGGTTCGACCAGTCTTCCAAGGGCTGGCTGGCTCCTTGTAACTTAATCACTATGTCCCACTCCTCAGTCCTTCCTTCTTTctatcctctctccctccctccttccc
The sequence above is a segment of the Manis pentadactyla isolate mManPen7 chromosome 4, mManPen7.hap1, whole genome shotgun sequence genome. Coding sequences within it:
- the ATP5IF1 gene encoding ATPase inhibitor, mitochondrial isoform X1, with protein sequence MAALALAARMRLGVGAVKALEARGYGSDRSDRSDAGSIREAGGAFGKREQAEEERFFRARTREQLASLKKHHEDEITHHTKEMERLQKEIERHKQKIKKLKQHDDDD
- the ATP5IF1 gene encoding ATPase inhibitor, mitochondrial isoform X2, producing the protein MAALALAARMRLGVGAVKALEARGYGSDRSDRSDAGSIREAGGAFGKREQAEEERFFRCPGFSNHGSALTESFTIPTCGILSGSCETPPNASRSV